One window of Saccharopolyspora phatthalungensis genomic DNA carries:
- a CDS encoding Acg family FMN-binding oxidoreductase, translated as MGRSVPSQETMRSALALACRAPSVHNSQPWRWKLAEHSVHLYLDRSRLLGVIDPTGREMVISCGAVLNHARIAFAGEGWQARVHWLPNPAQPEHLASIEFRELTEVDPHVETLAAAAADRRSDRRPFLTDPVPQEVLAPLREVARVEDCTLTFALEDRERRELELAIEHAGSEERQRPEYREELAAWAGRHASPEGVPVRSIPAEHLRGMPERDFALAAEGELAVPILDDGAVLAVLSTRGDTYDSWLATGEALSAVLLSATEQGLATCPLSQIAEVAESRNLVREQILGGSGYPQMAIRIGWPVTREFPGPLTPRRPVSEFVEPLFPKE; from the coding sequence ATGGGCAGATCGGTCCCGTCGCAGGAGACGATGCGTTCGGCGCTGGCCTTGGCCTGCCGGGCGCCGTCGGTGCACAACAGCCAGCCGTGGCGGTGGAAGCTGGCCGAGCATTCGGTGCACCTCTACCTTGACCGTTCCCGGCTGTTGGGGGTTATCGATCCGACCGGGCGGGAGATGGTGATCAGTTGCGGCGCGGTGCTGAACCACGCACGGATCGCGTTCGCCGGCGAGGGGTGGCAGGCCCGGGTGCATTGGTTGCCGAACCCGGCGCAACCGGAGCACCTGGCGTCGATCGAGTTTCGCGAGCTCACCGAGGTCGATCCGCACGTTGAGACGTTGGCGGCTGCGGCGGCGGACCGGCGCAGCGACCGGCGACCGTTTCTGACCGACCCGGTGCCGCAGGAGGTTCTCGCGCCGTTGCGGGAGGTCGCGCGGGTGGAGGATTGCACGCTCACCTTCGCCCTGGAAGACCGGGAACGCCGGGAGCTGGAACTGGCGATCGAACACGCCGGATCGGAGGAACGTCAACGGCCCGAGTATCGGGAGGAGCTTGCTGCTTGGGCGGGCCGACACGCCTCCCCGGAAGGTGTCCCGGTCCGCAGCATCCCGGCCGAACACCTGCGCGGCATGCCCGAGCGGGACTTCGCGCTGGCCGCCGAAGGAGAGCTGGCGGTGCCGATCCTGGACGACGGCGCGGTGCTCGCAGTGCTGTCGACCCGCGGCGACACCTACGACAGCTGGCTGGCCACGGGGGAGGCCCTGAGCGCGGTGCTGCTCAGCGCGACGGAGCAGGGGCTGGCGACCTGCCCGTTGAGCCAGATCGCCGAGGTCGCCGAGTCCCGCAACCTGGTCCGGGAACAGATTCTCGGCGGCAGCGGCTATCCGCAGATGGCGATCCGGATCGGGTGGCCGGTGACGCGCGAGTTCCCCGGACCGCTCACGCCTCGCCGCCCGGTGTCGGAGTTCGTCGAACCGTTGTTCCCGAAGGAATGA
- a CDS encoding Hsp20/alpha crystallin family protein, with amino-acid sequence MTHHLLPRPSMGLPDIFQMFETEWPFGERHAMRVETYAEKDEFVIRCELPGVDPDKDIHINVEGNQLKINAERKHEERTDRHSEFFYGSFSRTLLLPTSCNTDDINAEYEAGILTIRIPRREVEMRKEIPVARKGK; translated from the coding sequence ATGACCCACCACTTGCTGCCCCGCCCGAGCATGGGCCTGCCCGACATCTTCCAGATGTTCGAAACCGAATGGCCTTTCGGTGAACGGCACGCGATGCGGGTGGAGACCTACGCCGAGAAGGACGAGTTCGTCATCCGCTGCGAACTGCCCGGGGTGGACCCCGACAAGGACATCCACATCAACGTCGAAGGCAACCAGCTCAAGATCAACGCCGAACGCAAGCACGAAGAACGCACCGACCGGCACAGCGAGTTCTTCTACGGCTCGTTCAGCCGCACCCTGCTGCTGCCGACCAGCTGCAACACCGACGACATCAACGCCGAGTACGAAGCCGGCATCCTCACCATCCGCATCCCACGACGTGAAGTCGAGATGCGGAAGGAAATCCCGGTGGCGCGCAAGGGAAAGTGA
- the efeU gene encoding iron uptake transporter permease EfeU, producing MLTSNALIGLREGLEAVLVVSILIAFLVRTERRRALPLVWAGVGVAVALSVAVGAVLTYTAATLSFEAQEAFGGIASIVAVAFVTTMIFWMRRAGRTLAAQLRGQLDEALRLGPVAVITVAFLAVGREGLETAVFFFSSVRSAGGGTVLPLVGFLIGIAISIMLGFLLYVGAIRINLSKFFTVTGVLLVFVAAGVLAYGVHDLQEAALLPGLHALAFDVSASVPPTSWYGALLKGIFNFSPQTTVLEAIAWVGYVVVVLSLFLRPRRGAIRPARARTGEAT from the coding sequence ATGCTGACCAGCAACGCGCTGATCGGGCTGCGGGAAGGTCTGGAGGCCGTTCTCGTGGTCAGCATTCTGATCGCATTCCTGGTCCGCACCGAGCGCCGTCGCGCGTTGCCGCTGGTGTGGGCCGGGGTCGGCGTCGCGGTGGCCCTGTCGGTGGCCGTGGGCGCAGTGCTGACCTACACGGCGGCGACGCTGAGTTTCGAGGCGCAGGAGGCCTTCGGTGGCATTGCCTCGATCGTCGCGGTCGCCTTTGTGACCACCATGATCTTCTGGATGCGCCGCGCCGGACGCACCCTAGCCGCGCAACTGCGCGGGCAGCTCGACGAAGCACTTCGGCTGGGGCCTGTCGCGGTGATCACCGTGGCGTTCCTCGCGGTTGGGCGGGAAGGGCTGGAGACCGCGGTGTTCTTCTTCTCCAGCGTGCGATCCGCCGGCGGCGGCACGGTGCTGCCGCTGGTCGGCTTCCTGATCGGCATCGCGATCTCGATCATGCTGGGCTTTCTGCTCTACGTCGGGGCGATCCGGATCAACCTGTCGAAGTTCTTCACCGTCACCGGTGTGCTGCTGGTCTTCGTCGCGGCCGGGGTTTTGGCCTATGGGGTGCACGATCTGCAGGAGGCCGCGCTGCTGCCCGGCCTGCACGCCCTCGCCTTCGACGTGAGCGCAAGCGTGCCGCCGACGTCCTGGTACGGCGCGCTGCTGAAGGGGATCTTCAACTTCTCGCCGCAGACCACCGTGCTCGAAGCGATCGCGTGGGTCGGCTACGTCGTGGTCGTGCTCTCGCTGTTTCTCCGTCCGCGCCGCGGCGCCATCCGGCCCGCCCGCGCCCGCACAGGGGAGGCCACATGA
- the ppsA gene encoding phosphoenolpyruvate synthase, whose protein sequence is MPWIRWFSELSLAEVPVAGGKGANLGELTGAGLPVPPGFVVTADAYRVCMSQAGVEPELDRVLDEAVRVADDQDRLAETCARLQRLVHQAGLASAVHAALLEAYEELEGDPRVAVRSSATAEDAPDISFAGVNESFTNVVGAEELAARVVDCWASLFSPRAIVYRTAQGVRETPAMAVIVQQMVDADRSGVAFTANPATGARDEMLVEAGFGLGESVVGGTVEPDTYTIRKADSRLTHVAVGRKTHKIVRDANGRQARVEVSPTETDQRVLGDIELRDLARLLVGVEQHYGSPQDVEWAIADGTWWLVQSRPVTTLDRRLKTGAILVSGLGASFGTASGAVRVMQSPAEAGALQTGEVLVAPMTAPDWLPAIRKAAALVTDSGGMTCHAAIVARELGLPCVVGTRTATTTLRDGMQVTVDGANGTVIEGSISEIHRPAHVAEPPAAGVQPLATRIYVNLAMSDQAEHAAALPVDGVGLLRAEFLLTDALGGEHPGRILARGDEEKAINAMVAALSTITSAFAPRPVIYRAADFRSNEFRHLTGGEDFEPVEDNPMIGYRGCYRYVRDPSLFRMELEALARVREQTPNLHLMIPFVRTRWELQQCLAEVDRSRLADSRGLHRWVMAEVPSVQYWLPEYARLGIDGVSIGSNDLTQLVLGVDRDSELCAPLFDESDPAVLDAIGNIIGSARRAGITSSLCGQAPSNNPEFAEHLVRLGITSISVNPDAVPAVRQAVDVAERKILLEAARTRT, encoded by the coding sequence ATGCCGTGGATTCGATGGTTCTCCGAGCTCAGCCTTGCCGAAGTGCCCGTGGCAGGCGGCAAGGGGGCCAATCTTGGGGAGTTGACCGGTGCGGGTCTTCCGGTGCCCCCGGGGTTTGTTGTGACCGCCGATGCCTACCGCGTCTGCATGTCGCAGGCAGGTGTGGAGCCCGAACTCGACCGTGTGCTGGACGAGGCCGTCCGGGTCGCCGATGACCAAGACCGACTCGCCGAGACCTGTGCTCGGTTGCAGCGGTTGGTGCATCAAGCGGGGCTGGCATCCGCGGTGCATGCCGCGCTGCTCGAGGCCTACGAGGAGCTCGAAGGCGACCCGCGGGTGGCGGTGCGCTCGTCGGCCACGGCTGAGGATGCGCCGGACATCTCGTTCGCCGGTGTCAACGAGAGCTTCACCAACGTCGTCGGCGCCGAGGAGTTGGCCGCCCGAGTGGTGGACTGCTGGGCGTCGCTGTTCAGCCCGCGGGCTATCGTCTACCGGACGGCGCAAGGGGTGCGCGAGACCCCGGCGATGGCAGTGATCGTGCAGCAAATGGTCGACGCGGACCGTTCCGGCGTGGCCTTCACCGCCAACCCTGCCACCGGAGCGCGTGACGAAATGCTGGTCGAGGCCGGATTCGGCCTCGGCGAATCCGTCGTCGGCGGCACCGTGGAACCCGACACCTACACGATCCGGAAAGCCGATTCCCGCCTCACACACGTAGCTGTCGGGCGCAAGACCCACAAGATCGTCCGCGACGCCAACGGGCGGCAGGCCCGCGTCGAGGTGAGCCCGACCGAGACCGATCAACGAGTGCTCGGCGATATCGAGTTGCGCGACCTGGCTCGGCTGCTGGTCGGGGTGGAGCAGCACTACGGCAGCCCGCAGGATGTGGAATGGGCGATCGCCGACGGCACGTGGTGGCTGGTGCAATCCCGCCCGGTCACCACCCTCGACCGGCGCCTCAAGACGGGCGCGATCCTCGTTTCCGGCCTCGGCGCCTCGTTCGGCACCGCATCGGGTGCGGTCCGGGTCATGCAGTCCCCGGCGGAGGCGGGGGCCTTGCAGACGGGTGAAGTGCTGGTCGCGCCGATGACCGCACCGGACTGGCTTCCCGCGATCCGCAAGGCGGCCGCGTTGGTCACCGACAGTGGCGGCATGACCTGCCACGCCGCTATCGTCGCCCGCGAGCTCGGGCTGCCGTGCGTGGTGGGTACCCGCACCGCTACCACGACGTTGCGTGACGGCATGCAGGTCACCGTTGACGGTGCGAACGGCACCGTGATCGAAGGCAGTATCAGCGAGATCCACCGGCCCGCCCACGTAGCCGAACCTCCGGCAGCCGGGGTGCAGCCGTTGGCCACGCGGATCTACGTCAACCTGGCCATGTCCGACCAGGCCGAACACGCTGCGGCCCTGCCGGTCGATGGCGTGGGGCTGCTGCGCGCGGAGTTCCTGCTCACCGACGCGCTCGGCGGTGAGCATCCCGGCCGCATCCTCGCCCGCGGCGACGAGGAGAAGGCGATCAACGCGATGGTGGCAGCGCTGTCCACAATCACCAGTGCTTTCGCCCCACGGCCGGTCATCTACCGCGCGGCGGACTTCCGCAGCAACGAATTCCGGCACCTCACCGGTGGGGAGGACTTCGAACCGGTCGAGGACAACCCGATGATCGGATATCGCGGCTGCTACCGCTACGTCCGCGACCCGTCACTGTTCCGGATGGAACTCGAAGCATTGGCACGGGTCCGGGAGCAGACACCCAACCTGCACCTGATGATCCCGTTCGTGCGCACCCGCTGGGAACTCCAGCAATGCCTGGCCGAAGTCGACCGCAGCCGGCTCGCCGACTCCCGCGGCCTGCACCGCTGGGTCATGGCCGAAGTCCCGTCGGTGCAGTACTGGCTTCCCGAGTACGCGCGTCTGGGCATCGACGGTGTGTCCATCGGCAGCAACGACCTCACCCAGCTCGTCCTCGGCGTCGACCGCGACTCCGAGCTGTGCGCACCGCTGTTCGACGAATCCGACCCCGCGGTGCTGGACGCCATAGGCAATATCATCGGCTCCGCTCGCCGGGCGGGGATCACCTCGTCGCTGTGCGGTCAGGCGCCCTCCAATAATCCGGAGTTCGCCGAACACCTCGTTCGGCTGGGCATCACGTCGATCTCGGTCAACCCCGACGCCGTGCCCGCCGTGCGGCAGGCCGTCGACGTCGCCGAGCGCAAGATCCTCCTGGAAGCGGCCAGGACCCGGACCTGA
- a CDS encoding OsmC family protein, with amino-acid sequence MAEQEEVTVTLSLQEGYQFLVDFHQPGVPPLVVDEPEPLGAEAGPNAARLLGAAIANCLSASALFCLRKARITVYGMSTSADVSFARDERGHLRLGGITVHIHPEVAEDDVGRMHRCVDLFEDYCAVTQSVRSGLNVSVEVEPVPVLADGATPAS; translated from the coding sequence ATGGCAGAGCAGGAAGAGGTCACGGTGACCCTGTCGCTGCAGGAGGGCTACCAATTCCTCGTCGATTTCCACCAACCGGGAGTGCCCCCTCTGGTCGTGGACGAGCCGGAACCGCTTGGCGCCGAAGCGGGCCCCAATGCCGCGCGGCTGCTCGGCGCCGCCATCGCCAACTGCCTGTCCGCGAGTGCGTTGTTCTGCCTGCGCAAAGCGCGGATCACGGTGTACGGCATGAGCACGTCGGCTGATGTCTCCTTCGCCCGGGACGAGCGTGGGCATCTGCGACTGGGCGGTATCACCGTGCACATCCACCCCGAGGTCGCCGAAGATGATGTCGGCCGGATGCACCGATGCGTCGACCTGTTCGAGGACTACTGCGCTGTGACCCAAAGCGTTCGATCGGGCCTGAACGTTTCCGTCGAGGTCGAACCCGTGCCGGTCCTGGCGGATGGAGCGACCCCGGCCTCCTGA
- a CDS encoding universal stress protein, which yields MAENKPRIVVGVDGSPGSRAALRWALRYAEHSNGHIVALIACGIPALIDVVLPMSEDDVAAQAERELRKAVEETRVLLGTRAPVEQRVVRDHAARALLDEAQEADLLVVGHRGHGGFVEALLGSVSQHCVHHAPCPVVVVRCAAGWGSQT from the coding sequence ATGGCCGAGAACAAGCCGCGGATCGTGGTGGGCGTGGACGGTTCGCCCGGCTCCCGCGCGGCGCTGCGGTGGGCGCTACGGTACGCCGAGCACAGCAACGGCCACATCGTTGCCCTGATCGCGTGCGGAATTCCGGCCCTTATCGATGTGGTGCTGCCGATGTCCGAGGACGATGTAGCCGCCCAAGCGGAACGCGAGTTGCGGAAGGCGGTTGAAGAGACCCGCGTTTTGCTGGGGACGCGGGCTCCCGTGGAGCAACGAGTCGTCCGCGACCACGCCGCGAGGGCACTGCTGGACGAGGCGCAGGAAGCGGACCTGCTGGTGGTCGGACACCGCGGGCACGGCGGGTTCGTCGAGGCTCTCCTGGGGTCGGTGAGCCAGCACTGCGTCCACCACGCGCCGTGCCCGGTCGTCGTCGTCCGCTGCGCCGCTGGATGGGGCAGTCAAACCTAG
- a CDS encoding universal stress protein translates to MSSNEHQYTIVVGVDGSPSSKAALRWAAWHAGLVGGSITAIMVWDLPMIYNWEVPGPQDFAHNTATTLSTVIDEVLGDTSPVEIHKEVAQGHPARALLDAADETRADLIVVGNRGHGGFTEALLGSVSQHVVHHAHCPVVIVREPAET, encoded by the coding sequence ATGAGCAGCAACGAACACCAGTACACGATCGTGGTCGGGGTGGACGGGTCGCCGTCGTCGAAGGCCGCCTTGCGCTGGGCGGCCTGGCATGCGGGCCTGGTCGGCGGGAGCATCACCGCGATCATGGTGTGGGACCTGCCGATGATCTACAACTGGGAAGTCCCCGGCCCCCAGGACTTCGCGCACAACACCGCCACCACACTCAGCACCGTCATCGACGAAGTACTGGGCGACACCAGCCCAGTAGAGATCCACAAAGAAGTCGCTCAGGGCCATCCCGCGCGCGCCTTGCTCGACGCCGCCGATGAAACCCGGGCGGATCTGATCGTCGTCGGCAACCGCGGGCACGGGGGATTCACCGAGGCGTTGCTCGGCTCGGTCAGCCAGCACGTCGTGCACCACGCGCACTGCCCCGTCGTCATCGTCCGCGAGCCCGCGGAAACCTGA
- a CDS encoding universal stress protein, with amino-acid sequence MTESSRLAVVGVDGSPESTLAASWAAADARHRLLPLHLVLVNDDPARSEWADATVRELGARCRAEAPHVAVTEEVTSGHPAEVLIGRSTRASVIVVGSRGLGGFTGALLGSVSTAVAMHSSCPVVVVRARAGVTGPVVVGLDTSPLSRVVLEFALEAAAVRGLDLLAMQLWQQPEHDDVFATPIPLPSPAELQQRMQRRLAEQVAGYSDKYPDVRIQKIAQRGHPVSALTRASHDAELVVVGHRGRGGYSGMLLGSVAAGVLHHAHCPVAVVRVNGERD; translated from the coding sequence ATGACGGAATCGTCTCGCCTCGCGGTGGTAGGAGTCGACGGCTCGCCAGAGTCGACGTTGGCTGCCTCGTGGGCAGCCGCAGACGCGCGACACCGACTCCTACCGCTGCATCTCGTGCTCGTCAACGACGACCCAGCGCGGTCCGAATGGGCTGACGCGACCGTGCGCGAGCTCGGGGCGCGCTGCCGTGCGGAGGCACCGCACGTTGCCGTGACCGAGGAAGTCACCTCGGGCCACCCTGCCGAGGTCCTGATCGGTCGCTCCACCCGGGCGAGCGTGATCGTCGTTGGTTCACGCGGGCTCGGCGGCTTCACCGGCGCGCTGCTGGGCTCGGTGAGCACCGCCGTGGCCATGCACAGTTCCTGCCCCGTCGTGGTCGTCCGCGCGAGAGCTGGGGTCACCGGCCCCGTTGTCGTCGGCTTGGATACCTCACCGCTGAGTCGCGTCGTGCTGGAGTTCGCCCTCGAAGCCGCCGCCGTCCGCGGCCTCGATCTGCTGGCGATGCAACTCTGGCAGCAGCCCGAACACGACGACGTCTTCGCGACACCAATACCACTGCCCAGCCCGGCCGAACTTCAGCAGCGAATGCAACGTCGCCTCGCCGAGCAGGTGGCCGGGTACAGCGACAAATACCCCGATGTCCGGATTCAGAAGATAGCCCAACGCGGTCACCCCGTCTCCGCTCTCACCCGCGCATCCCACGACGCCGAGCTCGTTGTGGTCGGTCATCGAGGTCGCGGTGGATACAGCGGCATGCTCCTCGGTTCCGTCGCGGCCGGAGTGCTGCACCACGCCCACTGCCCAGTGGCTGTCGTGCGTGTCAACGGAGAACGGGACTGA
- a CDS encoding cupredoxin domain-containing protein: protein MTIIARTLVPVFCAVLLAGCGGQPAGNAPGAIIVQAGDNSCALSATSAPAGTIRFDVTNVGSQVTEFYLYGEGDRVISEVENIGPGLTRQLVVEVPQSGKYTTACKPGMQGESIREVRRHRAVEQVITVRQPRAADS, encoded by the coding sequence ATGACGATCATCGCCCGCACCCTGGTTCCCGTGTTCTGCGCCGTCCTGCTCGCTGGCTGCGGCGGGCAACCCGCCGGCAACGCACCGGGCGCGATCATCGTGCAGGCCGGGGACAACAGCTGCGCGCTGTCGGCGACCTCCGCGCCTGCCGGCACGATCCGTTTCGACGTCACCAATGTCGGTAGCCAGGTCACCGAGTTCTACCTCTACGGCGAGGGCGACCGGGTGATCAGCGAGGTCGAGAACATCGGCCCCGGCCTGACCCGGCAGCTCGTCGTCGAGGTGCCGCAGAGCGGCAAGTACACCACCGCGTGCAAACCTGGAATGCAGGGCGAGAGCATCCGCGAAGTTCGCCGTCACCGCGCCGTCGAACAGGTGATCACCGTGCGACAACCGCGGGCCGCGGACTCATGA
- a CDS encoding universal stress protein: MSENELRIVVGVDGSPGSRAALRWALRYAEQCGGAVTAVIAWSPPTFTEVAPMPPVLSDEDSVARAEWELRKAVDETRASLETSVPVRQEVARGHAVRALLDCAQDADLLVVGSRGHGGFVGALLGSVSLHCVTHAHCPVVVVRPAAG; the protein is encoded by the coding sequence ATGAGCGAGAACGAACTGCGGATCGTGGTGGGAGTGGACGGCTCACCGGGCTCGCGAGCCGCGCTGCGGTGGGCGCTGCGGTACGCCGAGCAGTGCGGCGGTGCGGTCACCGCGGTGATCGCGTGGTCGCCGCCGACCTTTACTGAGGTCGCGCCGATGCCGCCAGTGTTGTCGGACGAGGACTCGGTTGCGAGGGCGGAGTGGGAGCTGCGGAAGGCAGTCGACGAAACCCGGGCGTCGCTGGAGACGTCGGTGCCAGTCCGCCAGGAGGTGGCTCGCGGTCACGCCGTGCGGGCGTTGTTGGACTGCGCGCAGGATGCAGATCTGCTGGTGGTGGGAAGCCGCGGACACGGTGGATTCGTGGGGGCGTTGCTGGGCTCGGTGAGTCTGCACTGCGTGACCCATGCGCATTGTCCGGTCGTCGTTGTTCGTCCCGCCGCTGGATGA
- a CDS encoding MgtC/SapB family protein: MDTTTALVHFATALAIGLLLGLEREHSTAGQPLRPAGSRTFSLLGVAGAISAALGPAVLIVTISAASVLVIVWYVLTAQASAEADIGATTEVAAIATVLLGALAWTQPTWAVPIAVAVVALLAAKRPLHRFATRLVTDDDIADAIRLFVVAFVIYPLLPDRPLGPYGVLNPSRIWLLVIAITVIGWAGYVAVRALGERHGLLIVGFLGGFVSASATTVVLARRTGRSVQAVVLPAVLAASVATLVQLIALTAVASPPVAVRLVPASVAGAVVLLVEAGWLTWRAGRAGEGQDSSGPTNTGAAPSAFQRPLSLRVTLSLTLLLVLLLLATRAAAALLGEQGVLAAAFVGGLADAHTSAVAAASLAETVVPTSVAVLGVGAALLSNTLIKLVLAAAAGGLRFALRLAALLVLPATAVAVGIALAL, encoded by the coding sequence GTGGACACCACGACCGCGCTCGTGCACTTCGCCACCGCCCTGGCGATCGGGCTGCTGCTGGGTTTGGAGCGCGAGCACAGCACTGCCGGGCAGCCGTTGCGCCCGGCCGGTTCCCGGACGTTCTCCTTGCTCGGCGTCGCAGGGGCGATCTCCGCGGCGCTCGGCCCGGCCGTGCTGATCGTCACGATCAGCGCCGCCAGCGTGCTGGTCATCGTCTGGTACGTGCTCACCGCCCAGGCGTCCGCCGAGGCGGACATCGGGGCGACCACCGAGGTCGCCGCGATCGCCACCGTGCTCCTCGGGGCGCTGGCGTGGACGCAGCCGACCTGGGCGGTGCCCATCGCGGTCGCCGTCGTGGCGCTGCTCGCCGCGAAACGACCGCTGCACCGCTTCGCGACCCGCCTGGTCACCGACGACGACATCGCCGACGCCATCCGGCTGTTCGTCGTCGCTTTCGTGATCTACCCCCTGCTCCCGGACCGGCCACTGGGCCCCTACGGGGTCCTCAACCCGTCCCGGATCTGGTTGCTGGTCATCGCCATCACCGTCATCGGCTGGGCCGGGTACGTGGCCGTGCGTGCACTGGGCGAACGCCATGGACTGCTGATCGTCGGATTTCTGGGCGGATTCGTGTCCGCCTCGGCGACCACCGTCGTGCTCGCCCGCCGGACCGGCCGCAGCGTGCAGGCGGTGGTGCTGCCCGCAGTACTCGCCGCGAGCGTGGCCACCCTGGTGCAGCTCATCGCACTCACCGCCGTCGCCAGCCCACCGGTCGCCGTCCGGCTGGTTCCGGCCTCGGTCGCCGGCGCGGTCGTGCTGCTGGTTGAGGCCGGGTGGCTCACCTGGCGAGCGGGGCGTGCCGGTGAAGGCCAAGATTCATCGGGCCCGACAAACACCGGTGCCGCGCCGTCGGCGTTCCAGCGACCGCTATCGCTGCGGGTCACGCTGTCACTGACCCTGTTGCTGGTGTTGCTCCTGCTGGCCACCCGGGCAGCTGCAGCCCTGCTCGGCGAGCAGGGTGTGCTCGCCGCGGCCTTCGTGGGCGGACTCGCCGATGCCCACACCTCAGCAGTCGCGGCTGCCTCACTGGCCGAAACCGTCGTCCCCACCAGCGTCGCCGTGCTCGGGGTTGGGGCAGCCTTGCTCAGCAACACCCTGATCAAACTCGTACTCGCCGCCGCAGCCGGCGGACTGCGGTTCGCACTGCGCCTGGCAGCCCTGCTGGTGCTGCCTGCCACCGCAGTCGCCGTGGGGATCGCACTCGCCCTGTGA
- the otsB gene encoding trehalose-phosphatase has translation MATTSIDPCRHRAVLFDMDGVLTDTAKVHAAAWARLFDLYLADRPPPAREDHRSFTDADYLRHVDGKPRVNGVLDFLCSRGIDLPRGAPDDEAGIETGHGLGKLKDRYFREALATGGVEVFDDAVTLIESLRRHHIHTAVISASRNCALVLEQAGIADLFDIRVDGVLAEELGLPGKPDPAVFLEAARQLDTPPSAGVVVEDAQSGVHAARAGGFALVVGVARTGPPGRLLDAGADAVVSTLTDVAVAESAERRLSEVPDGLEHWDEIADRLRGHRPVLLLDFDGTLAPIRNDPAKVTMPVRTREVLQRLARHCPVAIISGRDLHDVRRRVRLDGLWYAGSHGFELAGPGDESIAQDAAESALPDLDEAERLLTIELDPIAGVLVDRKRFALAVHYRNVRPDDVDHVIWTVRRIGDWLPALRIAHGRRVVELLPNIDWNKGRALRWLLDKTGLAATDVTPVFAGDDYTDEDALHEIHDDGIGIVVRSAEHGDRLTWAHYSVEDPRSLSALLTRIASAVDAS, from the coding sequence GTGGCTACCACCAGCATCGATCCATGTCGCCACCGTGCAGTGCTGTTCGACATGGACGGTGTGCTCACCGACACCGCCAAGGTGCACGCCGCCGCGTGGGCACGGCTGTTCGACCTCTATCTGGCGGATCGCCCACCCCCGGCACGGGAAGATCACCGTTCGTTCACCGACGCCGATTACCTCCGGCACGTCGACGGCAAACCCCGTGTCAACGGGGTGCTCGACTTCCTGTGCTCCCGTGGCATCGACCTGCCACGTGGTGCCCCGGACGACGAGGCCGGGATCGAGACCGGTCACGGCCTGGGCAAGCTCAAGGACCGCTACTTCCGCGAAGCCCTCGCCACCGGTGGAGTCGAGGTGTTCGACGACGCGGTCACCCTGATCGAATCGCTGCGCCGTCACCACATTCACACCGCAGTGATCTCCGCCAGTCGGAACTGCGCCCTCGTGCTCGAACAAGCCGGGATAGCCGACCTGTTCGACATCCGGGTGGACGGCGTCCTCGCCGAGGAACTCGGGCTGCCCGGCAAGCCCGATCCCGCGGTCTTCCTGGAGGCGGCACGCCAGCTCGACACCCCGCCCTCGGCGGGTGTCGTCGTCGAAGACGCGCAGTCCGGGGTGCACGCCGCCAGAGCAGGAGGTTTCGCCCTCGTCGTCGGCGTGGCCCGCACCGGACCACCGGGCCGGTTGCTGGACGCCGGGGCCGACGCGGTGGTGTCCACGCTCACCGACGTCGCCGTCGCGGAATCCGCCGAGCGCCGTCTGTCCGAGGTCCCCGACGGACTCGAGCATTGGGACGAGATCGCAGACCGCCTGCGGGGCCACCGGCCGGTGCTGCTGCTGGACTTCGACGGCACGCTCGCCCCGATCCGCAACGACCCCGCCAAAGTCACGATGCCGGTCCGCACCCGTGAAGTCCTGCAGAGACTCGCGCGGCACTGCCCAGTGGCGATCATCAGCGGCCGAGACCTGCACGACGTGCGCCGCCGGGTCCGCCTCGACGGCCTGTGGTACGCGGGCAGCCACGGGTTCGAACTCGCAGGCCCCGGCGACGAATCGATCGCACAAGACGCCGCCGAATCGGCACTACCCGATCTCGACGAGGCCGAACGACTCCTGACGATCGAACTGGACCCAATAGCCGGTGTGCTGGTCGACCGCAAGCGATTCGCCCTCGCCGTGCACTACCGCAACGTCCGCCCGGACGACGTCGACCACGTGATCTGGACTGTGCGCCGGATCGGTGACTGGCTGCCTGCGCTCCGGATCGCGCACGGCCGACGCGTGGTGGAGTTGCTGCCGAACATCGACTGGAACAAAGGCCGGGCACTGCGCTGGCTGCTGGACAAGACGGGGCTCGCAGCCACCGATGTCACCCCCGTCTTCGCCGGTGACGACTACACCGACGAAGACGCCCTCCACGAGATCCACGACGACGGCATCGGCATCGTGGTCCGCAGCGCCGAACACGGCGACCGCCTGACCTGGGCCCACTACTCGGTCGAGGATCCCCGCTCGCTGAGCGCGCTGCTTACCCGCATCGCGTCCGCAGTAGATGCCTCATGA